The following DNA comes from Moritella sp. 24.
ATCGCAGGATTACAGATGCACATCGCCATGCGCTCAACGAATTTATTTCCAGATATGGTCACACAGATGGTGATGATTGGTGAAGAGTCAGGCTCACTTGATGATATGTTAGCAAAGGTTGCGCATATTTATGAACAACAAGTCGATGATGCTGTTGATGGGCTTACCAGTTTAATTGAACCAATGATTATGGTGGTATTGGGTATAGTCATTGGTGGGCTGGTGATTGCAATGTACTTACCTATTTTTGAAATGGGCAGCATTATGTAGTTGAACTCGCACAAGTGATGCTTTGCCTGCCGCTTTAACAGCTTTTCTGTGATGAGTTTGCTATCATCTTATTTCAATTAATACTTATCTATCAATTTGATTCCGTACAGGTAATTTAAATGCAAGACTTAGCGCTACTCTTTCAACTCTATCCTTGGCTATTATGGCTATCTGTTGCTTTACTTGGTCTACTGGTTGGTAGCTTCCTTAATGTCGTGATCTACCGTTTACCAATTATGATGGAACATGAATGGAAACAAGAGTGCACCGTCTATTTCAGTGACGAATGTAAAGCTGTAACACCAGAACACCAAGCAGCTAAATTTAACTTATTGCTGCCCCGCTCTGCTTGCCCTAAATGCAATCATCAAATTACCGCATTAGAAAATATTCCAGTGATCAGTTGGTTGGTATTACGTGGTAAATGCAGTAGTTGCGCAAACCCAATATCTGCACGTTATCCAAGTATCGAGCTCCTCACTGGACTCTTATCTTTGGCTGTTGCCTTTTACATCCCTTACGGTATTCAATTAGCAGGAGCCTTATTACTAACATGGTGTTTAGTCGCGCTAACCTTCATTGATATAGATAAAATGTTATTGCCCGATCAAATGACATTACCGCTATTATGGTTAGGTTTATTACTTAACGTTAATTACGCATGGGTAACACCTTCAGATGCCATCATTGGGGCAATTGTAGGTTACTTATCACTCTGGTCGGTGTATTGGGGTTTTAAGCTACTGACCGGAAAAGAGGGCATGGGCTATGGAGACTTTAAACTATTAGCTGCATTTGGCGCTTGGTTTGGTTGGCAATCTATTTTGGCGATTGTTCTACTCTCTTCATTTGCTGGCGCTATTATCGGTATTAGCCAAATCGCACTAAAAAAACATACCCAAGGTAACCCGATCCCATTTGGCCCTTATCTTGCGATTGCAGGTTGGTTATATCTTATCTGGGGCGATCAAATCGTTGATTTCTACCTGTCTAACTTTATCTATTAAGGGACCTTGCTATGTATGTTGTCGGATTAACAGGCGGGATTGCATCGGGTAAAACAACGGTTGCCGATCTCATTGCGACTAAAAACATTAATTTAGTTGATGCTGATATTGTTGCACGAGAAGTGGTGGCTATTGGTAGTGATGGCTTGGCCCAAATTAGCACTCATTTTGGCCCTGAAATATTACTCGATGATGGCAGCTTAAATCGAACTTTATTAAGAGAGAAAATATTTTCTGATGACACAAATAAGCAATGGCTAAATAACTTATTACACCCGATGATTAGAGCTGAGTTATTAGCACAATTAGCGGCAAGCAGATCCATTTACACACTACTTGTTGTCCCTCTATTAGTAGAGAATAACCTCACTAGTTTATGTGATCATGTATTGGTTGTAGATGTAGAAGAGCAAGTTCAAATAGAGCGAACCATTGCACGTGATCACGTTTCAGAGCAGCAAGCCAAGGCTATATTACAATCACAAGCGAGTCGCCAACAGCGTCTAGCAGACGCCGATTCTGTCGTGGTCAATAATGATCGCCAACAGCTCGCTGATGATGTTGATATTTTACATCAAAAATTTCTTGAGTTAGCGGCAAGTGCCGTGGCAAACTGACATTTTTAAGCGCTATATATTTAGGAAATAACCATGCAAGTAAATTGCCCGACCTGTCAAAAACCTGTTGAATGGGTCGCAACAAGTGAATTTCGCCCATTTTGCAGTGACCGCTGTAAACTCATTGATCTTGGCGAATGGGCAAGTGAAGAACGTGCAATTCCCGGTGAAGATGTATCACCACAAGAACTGCAGCCTAAAGGCTACGAATTCGATTAATTGCATGAACTAAAAGTATAATGCTAAGTGGCTCAGGCAAACTGAGCCACTAACATCTCAACAATCACCTGATTTGCGGCAGGGAAAGTATAATTCGTTAAATCATGAATATTAACCCATTCCGTTTGCTGCCCTTCAAGCCCCTTACCCACACCTTCAAAATTATCGACAAGGTAGAAATCCAGTTGCACGACTTTATCACCGTAATCAAACTCTAGCTGATGAAATACATGTGCATTAACAACCTCAAGGTTAACCTCTTCTTTTAGCTCTCTTGTTAACGCTTCAAGCACTGATTCACCTGATTCCACCTTACCACCAGGAAACTCCCATTTATCGCCTTGGTGTTGCTCTGAGCTACGCTTACTGATGAATACTTGCTGGTCACGAACAATAATACCAGCAGCGACATGGACAACTTTCATGATAGTTTCTCTTATGAATATAATACAAAAAAATTACAGTTAATAAAAAGCGCTAAAACATTGCTGCTTTAGCGCTTTAAAACTCAGTCATGGCCTACATCATATTAAGCCATTCGATTAAGCGTTGTTATTAACTTAGTTTAGCTGAGTTTACCATGGCACTGTTTGAATTTAGCACCTGAACCACAAGGGCACGGATCATTACGACCCACTTTCTGACCTTGGCGTACAAATGTTTCAGGATCAGCGGCTGCTTCCGAGTTGTCTGCAAGCTGATTTTCAGCCGTTGCATGGCTCATGCTTTGTGGTAAAGATTCACTGCGACGACGCTGTGCTTCTACCGCTTCAACATCTTCAGGTGCTTGAACTTGTACTTTAGAAATAACACCAACAACATCTGATTTTAAGTTTTCTAACATTTCAGTAAACAGTTCAAACGATTCACGCTTGTATTCTTGTTTCGGGTTTTTCTGTGCATAACCACGTAAATGAATACCTTGACGTAAATGGTCCATTGCCGCTAAGTGCTCTTTCCATAAACCATCAAGTGTTTGTAGCATGACTGCTTTTTCGAACTGGCGAATAACTTGTGCGCCAACAGCGTCTTCTTTTGCTGTGTATGCTTCGTTAGCTGCCGTCATGATACGTTCACGAATTTTTTCTTCGTATAATTTAGTATCATCATCCAACCATTGTTGAATCGGTAGCTCTAGCATGAAGTCAGCACGTAAACGCTTCTCTAAGCCTGAGATATCCCACATTTCATGTAGTGATTGTGGTGGAATGTAAGCATCCATAACAGCATTAATCACGTCTTCACGGATCACTACCATCGTCTCGCTAATATCTTCCGATTCCATCAACTCATTACGTTGCTCATAAACCACTTTACGTTGATCATTAGCAACATCATCAAATTCAAGTAATGATTTACGAATATCGAAGTTACGGCCTTCAACTTTACGTTGAGCGTTTTCGATTGCACGTGTTACCCACTTATGTTCAATCGCTTCGCCTTCTTCCATGCCCAGTTTCTTCATCATGCCTGTAATACGGTCTGATGTGAAAATACGCATAAGCGGATCGGCCATTGATAAGTAGAAACGTGTAGAACCCGCATCACCCTGACGACCAGAACGACCACGTAACTGGTTATCAATACGACGTGACTCATGGCGCTCTGTACCAATAATGTGTAAACCACCCGCAGTAAGTACCGCGTCGTGACGAACCTGCCATTGATCTTTAATGTGTTTAATTTGCGCTTCAGTTGCGTTTTTCAACTTATCAACTTCAGTCTGCCAATTACCACCTAAAACAATATCGGTACCACGACCAGCCATATTAGTTGCAATTGTTACGGCACCAGAGCGACCAGCATCAGCAACAATTTCAGCTTCACGTTCGTGGAACTTTGCATTCAATACGTTATGTTTGATCTTGTCTTTTTTCAGCAAATTAGAAAGCAGTTCAGAACTTTCAATCGATACCGTACCAACCAATACTGGCTGCTGTCTTTTAACACAGTCTTTGATATCTTCAATAATCGCAACGTGTTTTTCATCCGCAGTCAGGTAAACTAAATCACCGAAATCTTTACGTGCCATTGGTTTATTAGTCGGTAATACAACCGTTTCTAAACTGTAGATAGATTGGAATTCGAATGCTTCAGTATCAGCGGTACCTGTCATACCAGACAGCTTTTCATACATACGGAAATAATTCTGGAATGTAATTGACGCTAATGTTTGGTTTTCGTTTTGAATTTTAACACCTTCGCGTGCTTCTACCGCTTGGTGTAAACCTTCAGACCAACGACGACCAGGCATCGTACGACCAGTGTGCTCATCGACAATAACAATCTCGCCTTCATCGCTGACGATATAATCTACATCTTTTTCAAATAACGTATGCGCACGTAATGCCGCATTGATGTGATGTAGTAATGAAATATTACCCGCAGAAAATAAAGAATCTTCTTCGCTTAATAAGCCACGCTCTTTAAGCATTTCTTCAACTTTGATTTGACCATTTTCAGTCAGTAATACTTGCTTGTTCTTTTCATCAACGGTGTAATGACCATCACCAGTATATTCTTCAGTATCTTCCTGTTCTTGCTGTTCTAACAACGGAATAATGGTATTAATCTTAGTGTATAGCTCAGAACTGTCATCTGCAGGGCCAGAAATAATCAATGGTGTACGCGCTTCATCAATTAAAATTGAATCCACTTCATCGATTACCGCATAGTATAATGGGCGCATTACACGTTGTTGTGGTTCAAACGCCATGTTGTCACGCAAGTAATCAAAACCAAATTCATTATTGGTTCCGTAAGTAACATCCGCAGCGTAAGCTTCACGTTTAGCCATGTTGTCCATGCCCGAAACATTAAGACCAACAGTTAAGCCTAAAAATTCAAATAGTTCACGATTCCATTCCGCATCACGTGCAGCAAGGTAATCATTCACTGTAATAATATGCACACCTTTACCTGTTAGTGCATTAAGGTAAGCAGGTAGTGTTGCGGTAAGTGTTTTACCTTCACCAGTACGCATTTCAGCAATTTGGTTATTATTTAAAACCATACCACCCAATAATTGAACATCGAAGTGACGCATACCAAATACACGTTTTGAGCCTTCACGAACAACCGCGAATGCTTCTGCTAAAATGCTATCAAGTGAATCTCCAGCAGCTAAACGTTGTTGAAAATCAACCGTTTTAGCTTTTAGCTCTTCATCTGATAATACTTCAAAATCAGCTTCTAATTGATTAACCTGTTTTACAACTTTATGCAATTTTTTTAAAATGCGGTCATTGCGGCTACCGACTATTTTTGTAATTATATTAGTTAACATTTTATGACCAAAAGTTATTGTGAATCTAATTTGAATTTAAAGCATTTTAGCGATAAACGTAGCGTTTCGGATCGATTTGTCGTCCTGATTTTAGCACTTCGTAATGAACATGAGGACCAGTCGAACGCCCTGTACTCCCCATAATAGCAATAGTTTGCCCTTTGCCTACAACATCACCTTCTTTAGCAATCAATTCTTTAGAGTGAGCATAACGTGAAGACAAACCATTTCCGTGGTTGATTTCAATTAATAATCCATAACCAGCGCGTTTTCCAGACCATGTTACAACACCTGCGCCCGTTGCGATAATATTCATTCCATTATTACCAGCAAAATCAACGCCTTTATGCATCCGAGCACGCCCTGTAAAAGGGTCTTTACGGATACCATAGGGAGATGATAACCAAGAACCGCGTTGAATAACTGGGCGTCCAGATAAAACAGCCTCATCAGTTATATTGTGATTCAATAGCATAGTTTCAAGTAGTGATAGCTGTTGCGAGCGATTATTTACTTCTAACGAGAGTGAATCCATCTCTTCAAGTAAGGTTTGCAAATCGACCGCATAACTTGAATCAGTATCAAGTGGACCACCCATTGCTGGCTTTGCTGTGAAATCGAATTCGCCACGCGTTAAACTCGCACTCTTAGCTAACTCATCACTTAATAAGCTTAAGCGATTGACTTCTGCTTGCATCATGCCAACTTTACTCGCAAATACAGCGATTTTCAAATCCGTTTCTTGACGTAGAGCAAGAACTTCATCTGCTTGTTGTTGATATTTTTGTTGAGTTTTTGCGATCTTAAGTTGTATTGCTTGAGAAGAGTAGTTTGAATAGAGAAACCAAGAAGCTGTAATCGAAATGGCAATAACAATGATTAAGGCAAATATTAAGAAGTAGAAATTAAATAATTTAGAATAGCTGTGTTTACTATTCGAATAAGTAACTGTAACGCTCATAATCTTTTATTAACTGATGAATTTGTGACACTAAATATAAACAATTTAATGCCACAATTCTATCTGTATTTACCTCGAACCCAACTAACTCATGCCAGTTCCGAGATACAACGCAGATTTGGTTAGATTATAACGCTAATTCTAGGCTTGGTTCTAACCAACGAATTGGTGCTTCTTGCGTTTCATCAACGGTGGTGAATTCCCACGCTTCTTGATTAGCAAGTAAGGCTCTTAGTAATAAGTTATTCATACCATGGCCAGTTTTGAATGCTCTAAACTCACCTAAGATTGAATGACCAGATAAATACAGGTCGCCAACAGCATCCAGTACTTTATGTTTTACGAATTCATCATCATAACGTAAGCCGTCATCATTTAGAATACGGAACTCATCAACCACGATTGCGTTCTCTAAGCTACCGCCGAGTGCAAGATTCTGTGATTGTAAGTATTCAATGTCTTTCATGAAACCAAACGTACGTGCTCGGCTGATTTCTTGATGGAACCAGTCGCCAGAGAAATCTGCACGAATATGTTGGTTTTGACCTTCAAATACAGGGTGATCAAATTCAATACGTAAATCCATGATAAAGCCATGGTTAGACGGTAAGAATTCAGCCCATTTATCGCCATCTTCAACACGAATAGGTTGTTTGATTTTAATGAATTGCTTCGCACAGTTCAGTTCTTCAATTCCTGCACTTTGCAGTAAGAAAATAAACGGACTTGCACTACCATCCATAATTGGAATTTCAGCAGCATCAACTTCAATAATGATATTATCAATACCAAGACCAGCTAATGCAGCATTGAGATGTTCAACGGTAGAAATACGATGGCCATCTTCACTAATAAGACAAGTACATAGCATCGTGTCTTTCACCATGTCTGCTGATGCTTTAAAATCAACAACTGGATTAAGATCGATACGACGGTAAATAATACCGGTGTTCGCTGCCGCTGGACGAAGATTAAGGGTAACCTTGTTGCCAGAATGTAGACCGATTCCGGTACCACGAACTGCTTGTTTTAATGTTCTTTGTTTAATCATTAATGTCACCCTATTTAAATCCCACACTCCAACGAGAGGCCGAGCAATTTACCACAGCCCTAGTGAAAATGCAAAATCACCAATCCAAACTCGTCTTATATAATTCAGTCTTTACACTAAAAACAATGCGTCAGACTGAATTACATTCTAGCTACAGTACGATAAAGTATTAGTCTGCTTGACGACGTAAAAACGCAGGAATATCAAGATAATCCGGTTCACTTTTCGTTGCAGTAGTCGTATTACTTTCACCAACAGCAACTTGCTGTACATCTACTTGCTTATCGGCTGGAACAACAGTAGCTTTAACAGTTTCTTCAGCTTTAGTTTGTTCAACTTTCGCTTCTTCAACTTTCTTTACTGGTGTTGGTACTAGCGTGATATCAGGTTTATTTTCAGCACCTATACCTGTAACAACAACTGTTACACGTAATTCATCCGTCATTTCAGGATCAATCACAGCACCAACAACAACCGTTGCATTATCAGATGCGAACGCTTTAACAGAGTTACCAACAGTTTCGAATTCTTCGATATTAATATCTAAGCCCGCTGTGATATTAACAAGAATACCGCGCGCACCCGCCAAATCGACATCATCAAGCAATGGGCTTGAGATTGCAGCTTCAGCCGCTTCTTCAGCACGATCTTCACCAGACGCAACGCCTGTACCCATCATTGCAGTACCCATTTCGCTCATTACTGTGCGAACATCGGCGAAATCCACGTTGATTAGACCTGGACGTGTAATTAGTTCTGCAATACCTTGAACAGCACCAAGCAATACGTTATTTGCAGCTTTAAATGCATCAAGTAAGCTTACGCCACGACCTAATACTTTAAGTAATTTGTCGTTAGGGATAGTAATTAACGAATCAACTTGTTCACTTAATGCATCAATACCAGCTTGTGCATAAGTTAAACGACGCTTACCTTCAAAAGAGAAAGGTTTTGTTACAACAGCAACTGTTAAAATGCCAAGTTCTTTAGCAATTTCAGCAACAACTGGTGCAGCACCAGTACCAGTACCACCGCCCATACCAGCAGCAATAAAGATCATATCTGAGCCTTGTAGGTGCTCACGAATAGTATCGCGATCTTCCGATGCCGCTTCACGGCCAACAGCTGGATTAGCACCTGCGCCGAGGCCTTTAGTGATAGTGTTACCGATTTGAATTACAGATCCAGCGGCTGAATTACGTAATGCTTGCGCATCCGTATTAACAACTATAAATTCAACACCTTCAATTGTTTCACTGACCATGTGATCAACAGCGTTACCGCCGCCACCACCAACACCAATGACTTTAATGACAGCTTCATCGTTACTATCATCGAGTAGTTCAAACATGGTAATTTCTCCAAAAATCTTATAGGGTTTTAGAACCCGCCTTTGAACCAGCTAGTTATTTTTTTGAGTAGCTGATTACAATTATTCCTTTCTACGACTACTTCTGTCGTTGGTTCGAACTGTTGTTCTTTACCAAACTGAAGTAAGCCAACCGCTGTTGAATACACTGGTGTATTTACATACTCAGTTAACCCATTGATATTTAAAGGGGCACCGATTCTAACTTGTGAGTTAAACACGCTTTCAGCACATTCAACCAAACCTTCAATTTGTGCTGCGCCACCAGTCAGGACTATACCCGCAGCCAATTTTTCCAGTTTTAATGACTCTAAAACAGTTTTTAATTCAGCTTCAACCATTCCGAATAGCTCAGAATATCGAGGTTCGATCACTTCTGCAAGTGTTTGTCGCTGTAAAGTGCGCGATGGTCGACCACCAACACTGGCAACTTCGATAGTATCATCGCGCTGTAATAAATTAGCATGCGCACAACCAAAGTTAACTTTAATATTTTCGGCATCTGCAGGAGGTGTACCAAATGCATACGCAATATCACTAGTAACTGCATTACCAGCATAAGAAAATACCGAAGTATGACGTAATGAACCGTCATAAAATACGGCGATATCAATCGTACCACCGCCGATATCAACAACACATACACCAAGCTCTTTTTCATCATCTGTCACGACTGCATAACTTGATGCTAAAGCAGAAAAAATTAATTTATCGACTTGCAATTCGCAACGTTCAGCACATTTTACAATATTTTTTGCCATATCGTTGTGACAGGTGATCAAATGTACCTTCGCTTTCATGCGAACGCCGGATAAACCAACAGGGTTTTTTATGCGCTCTTGATAATCAATAGCATACTCCTGTGGTATTACGTGCAAAATTCGATGCTCATCACGAATACGCACAGACCTTGCAGTATAGATCACATTATCTACATCATCTTGTGTGACTTCGTCTTCAGAAATCGCCACCATACCAATTTCATCTTGGCTACTGATATGTTTACCTGAAATACTGAGGTAAACAGATGATATTTTCATATCTGCCATCATCTCAGCTTCTTGTAACGCACGTTGTACCGCTTTTACGACAGATTCAAGATCGTTCACACCACCTTTATCCATCCCTCTTGATGTACTTTCGCCTAATCCGATAATGTTCAGTTCGCCATCAGGTAATAATTCACCCACTACAACAGCTATTTTTGATGTACCGACATCTAAACCAACAATTAATTTTCGTTCCATCGACTTAGTCATTATCATTACTCTTTATTGTCATTTTTCCAGCCAACTGAGAAACCTGTATCGTAACGTAAATCTATATAGGCTATTTTATCTTTATCTAATACCGCAACATAATCGATATAACGTTGGATCCGAGTTATCGCATCTTCTCGTCCTAAGCGCAACATAATACCATTACTTAATACAACCGTTATTGCATTGCGTAAATTAAGTGTCATTTTAACAATGTTATAATCATTTAACTCTAATAATCCTTTGAATTCATTGTACTTAGACAATGTTTGCGCGATTCTATCATCCGGACTATAAAGTTTCACTAATGATCGCGGTGCACGATTAATGTCCGCATCAAAGACAATGCCGTCTTCATTTAATAATTGCGTATCATTCCAGACTGCTACAACGGGCTGCTCTTGGATGTAAACACGCAACAAATCAGGCCAGCTTTTACGAACCGAGGCATGATAAACCCAAGGTAATGACTCAATTTTTCGTTGGATGTCATCAACATTAACCGAAAAATAGTTTTCGATAGCTGGTTTTTTTAATAACACAGCTCGAACATCATCATCGCTGACATAATCACGCTCACCTTGAATGATTAGCTTTGACATCGGCATCTTACTGGCGTCAGTTAAGTATGCTTCCATACTACTAAACATCCAGCTAAAAAATACTATCACCATAAAGAAGAAAACGAGACCTAAACTTCGTCTTAAACGTGACGGCGTTAATTCTTCATCGCAGGACTCATCCGCTTGAATTTCAAGTTCAGTGAGCGCATAGATATTATCGTCTGGCGCATCTGCCGATGGTGTTGTGATAGCTGCTGTCATATTAAGATACGTTTATTAATGCGCGAGCGCTAATACCTTTGAAACTAAACTTTCAAAATTATAGCCTGCAGCATTTGCAGCCATCGGCACTAAGCTTTTTTCAGTCATCCCCGGAACCGTATTCACTTCCAATAACTGGAATTGACCCTCTGCATCTAGCATCGCATCAACACGGCCCCAACCTTCCGCAGCAACGGCATGGAATGCTTTTAATGCGTAAGCTTGTAATTGCTGACGTTGTTCATCAGTAATTGGGGCTGGGCATAAATACTCCGTCGTATTCGATTGGTACTTAGCCTGATAATCATAAAAAGTATTTGGTGTCTTAAGCTGAATCACAGGTAATACTTCAGTACCAAGAATCGCGACCGTAAATTCAGGGCCTTCGATCCATTGTTCAATTAAGATCTCGTCATCATATTTAAATGCGGCTGTTACCGCCGTTTCTAATTCAGCAACACTATGCACTTTCGCCATACCGATACTTGAGCCTTCTTTTGCAGGCTTAATAATAACGGGTGAACCAAGTTCAGCGATAATATCAACGGCAACTGAATTGCTAAAATCAGTGGGTGTAACAACACGATAAAGTGCAGTCGGCAGACCTTGAGACTGCCAGATTTGCTTAGTTCGGATCTTATCCATCGCTAATGCAGCACCTAACACGCGGCTACCAGTATAAGGGATTGCGAGCTGCTCTAATGCACCTTGCATCACACCATCTTCACCACCACGGCCATGAAGTGCAATAAACGCATGTGTAAAGCCATCACGACTTAATTGATGAACATCATATTCAGCAGTATCTAAAGCATGTGCATCAACGCCCGCACGCTGTAAACCAGCAGTCACAGCTGCGCCAGATTTTAATGAAACTTCACGTTCAGCAGAATGTCCGCCAAATAGAACTGCTACTTTTTTGCTGCTTGTTACGCTCATGATTACTTCTTCCATTGTTTCATCGTACTAACATTCATTTCCATTGCTGCTAGTTCTTTAGCAAGCGTACCAACATTACCAGCACCTTGCGTCAATACCAAGTCACCGTCTTGTAAATGATCAGCGAGAATAGCTGGTAGTTCATCAGGACTAGATACAAAGATCGGGTCGATTGCACCGCGCTGTCTAATACTACGACATAATGAACGGCTATCTGCTCCCGGAATTGGCTCTTCACCTGCAGGATACACTTCTAATAATAATAATAAATCGACTTTTGATAAGACATTTGCAAAGTCTTCATATAAATCGCGTGTACGTGTATAGCGGTGTGGTTGAAATACCGATACTAAACGCTTTTCAGGCCAACCAGCACGGGCAGCAGTAATCGTCACATCAACTTCTGTTGGGTGATGCCCATAATCATCAACGAGCATCACATTACCTGTGCCTGAATCAAATTGGCCTAAGTGGTCAAAACGTCTACCCGTTCCAGCAAAATCAGCGAGCGCTTTAACAATCGCACTATCTTTAATGCCATCTTCCGTCGCAACCGCGACAGCGGCCGTTGCATTCAAGGCATTATGCTGACCCGGAGAGTTTAAACTAACACGTAAATCATCACGATCTTTACGGCAAATAGTAAAATGGCTTTGATGCCCTTTTTGCACATAATCTACAATACGAACATCTGCTTTTTCAGAAAAACCATAAGTAACCACCTGACGACCAACGTCTGGGATCAATTTTTCAATTACCGCATCATCGGCACACATAACAGCTAAACCATAAAATGGAAGATTATGTAAAAAATCAATAAAGGTTTTTTCTAATTTTGCAAAGTCGCCACCATACGTATCCATATGATCAGCTTCAATATTCGTCACTACTGCAACCATAGGCTGTAATAATAAGAATGAAGCATCACTTTCATCTGCTTCTGCGATCAGATAACGGCTCATACCTAAGCCAGCATTCGTACCAGTACTCTTAACTAAACCACCGTTAACAAATGTTGGATCTAAGCCTGCTTCATGATAAATACCTGTCACGAGTGCTGTTGTCGAGGTTTTACCGTGCGTCCCCGCAATCGCGATACCATGACGGAAGCGCATGAGTTCAGCAAGCATCTCTGCACGTTTTACGACTGGAGTACGATTTTCATGTGCCGCAATAATCTCAGGGTTCGTTAAATCGATTGCCGTTGAGACAACAACAACACTGGCATTAAGTACATTTTCTGCTTTATGATCAAAATTAATTTTTGCGCCTAACTTAACCAAGCGTTCAGTCACTGGATTCGGTGCTAAATCAGAACCAGTGATCTGGTAACCTTCATTTGCTAATACTTCGGCGATACCGCCCATGCCAGCACCACCGATGCCAACAAAATGAATAGTTTTCACACGGCGCATCTCTGGCACTATTGTTCTAAGTTGTGCGATCTTTTGTTCAGGCATTATCTTCTCTCTTAACTTAATGCTGAGCAGGTATTTGCCACCTGCTCAGTTGCATCTAGGATTGCAGCGCTTTTGGCCGCATTCGACATCGCGACAAGTTGCGCTTCATCGTCAATCCATTGCTGTAATAATTTTGCTAAATCAGGTGCATTAAACTCGCTCTGCGGCATTAA
Coding sequences within:
- a CDS encoding M23 family metallopeptidase, translated to MSVTVTYSNSKHSYSKLFNFYFLIFALIIVIAISITASWFLYSNYSSQAIQLKIAKTQQKYQQQADEVLALRQETDLKIAVFASKVGMMQAEVNRLSLLSDELAKSASLTRGEFDFTAKPAMGGPLDTDSSYAVDLQTLLEEMDSLSLEVNNRSQQLSLLETMLLNHNITDEAVLSGRPVIQRGSWLSSPYGIRKDPFTGRARMHKGVDFAGNNGMNIIATGAGVVTWSGKRAGYGLLIEINHGNGLSSRYAHSKELIAKEGDVVGKGQTIAIMGSTGRSTGPHVHYEVLKSGRQIDPKRYVYR
- the yacG gene encoding DNA gyrase inhibitor YacG — encoded protein: MTMQVNCPTCQKPVEWVATSEFRPFCSDRCKLIDLGEWASEERAIPGEDVSPQELQPKGYEFD
- the lpxC gene encoding UDP-3-O-acyl-N-acetylglucosamine deacetylase gives rise to the protein MIKQRTLKQAVRGTGIGLHSGNKVTLNLRPAAANTGIIYRRIDLNPVVDFKASADMVKDTMLCTCLISEDGHRISTVEHLNAALAGLGIDNIIIEVDAAEIPIMDGSASPFIFLLQSAGIEELNCAKQFIKIKQPIRVEDGDKWAEFLPSNHGFIMDLRIEFDHPVFEGQNQHIRADFSGDWFHQEISRARTFGFMKDIEYLQSQNLALGGSLENAIVVDEFRILNDDGLRYDDEFVKHKVLDAVGDLYLSGHSILGEFRAFKTGHGMNNLLLRALLANQEAWEFTTVDETQEAPIRWLEPSLELAL
- the coaE gene encoding dephospho-CoA kinase (Dephospho-CoA kinase (CoaE) performs the final step in coenzyme A biosynthesis.) gives rise to the protein MYVVGLTGGIASGKTTVADLIATKNINLVDADIVAREVVAIGSDGLAQISTHFGPEILLDDGSLNRTLLREKIFSDDTNKQWLNNLLHPMIRAELLAQLAASRSIYTLLVVPLLVENNLTSLCDHVLVVDVEEQVQIERTIARDHVSEQQAKAILQSQASRQQRLADADSVVVNNDRQQLADDVDILHQKFLELAASAVAN
- a CDS encoding A24 family peptidase yields the protein MQDLALLFQLYPWLLWLSVALLGLLVGSFLNVVIYRLPIMMEHEWKQECTVYFSDECKAVTPEHQAAKFNLLLPRSACPKCNHQITALENIPVISWLVLRGKCSSCANPISARYPSIELLTGLLSLAVAFYIPYGIQLAGALLLTWCLVALTFIDIDKMLLPDQMTLPLLWLGLLLNVNYAWVTPSDAIIGAIVGYLSLWSVYWGFKLLTGKEGMGYGDFKLLAAFGAWFGWQSILAIVLLSSFAGAIIGISQIALKKHTQGNPIPFGPYLAIAGWLYLIWGDQIVDFYLSNFIY
- the ftsA gene encoding cell division protein FtsA; translation: MTKSMERKLIVGLDVGTSKIAVVVGELLPDGELNIIGLGESTSRGMDKGGVNDLESVVKAVQRALQEAEMMADMKISSVYLSISGKHISSQDEIGMVAISEDEVTQDDVDNVIYTARSVRIRDEHRILHVIPQEYAIDYQERIKNPVGLSGVRMKAKVHLITCHNDMAKNIVKCAERCELQVDKLIFSALASSYAVVTDDEKELGVCVVDIGGGTIDIAVFYDGSLRHTSVFSYAGNAVTSDIAYAFGTPPADAENIKVNFGCAHANLLQRDDTIEVASVGGRPSRTLQRQTLAEVIEPRYSELFGMVEAELKTVLESLKLEKLAAGIVLTGGAAQIEGLVECAESVFNSQVRIGAPLNINGLTEYVNTPVYSTAVGLLQFGKEQQFEPTTEVVVERNNCNQLLKKITSWFKGGF
- the ftsZ gene encoding cell division protein FtsZ; its protein translation is MFELLDDSNDEAVIKVIGVGGGGGNAVDHMVSETIEGVEFIVVNTDAQALRNSAAGSVIQIGNTITKGLGAGANPAVGREAASEDRDTIREHLQGSDMIFIAAGMGGGTGTGAAPVVAEIAKELGILTVAVVTKPFSFEGKRRLTYAQAGIDALSEQVDSLITIPNDKLLKVLGRGVSLLDAFKAANNVLLGAVQGIAELITRPGLINVDFADVRTVMSEMGTAMMGTGVASGEDRAEEAAEAAISSPLLDDVDLAGARGILVNITAGLDINIEEFETVGNSVKAFASDNATVVVGAVIDPEMTDELRVTVVVTGIGAENKPDITLVPTPVKKVEEAKVEQTKAEETVKATVVPADKQVDVQQVAVGESNTTTATKSEPDYLDIPAFLRRQAD
- the mutT gene encoding 8-oxo-dGTP diphosphatase MutT, with amino-acid sequence MKVVHVAAGIIVRDQQVFISKRSSEQHQGDKWEFPGGKVESGESVLEALTRELKEEVNLEVVNAHVFHQLEFDYGDKVVQLDFYLVDNFEGVGKGLEGQQTEWVNIHDLTNYTFPAANQVIVEMLVAQFA